In Candidatus Planktophila versatilis, the genomic window ACCAAGTGCGCTAATCCATAACCCAGCTTCGCGGCAGCGGGTATTTAATTCGGCCGCTGTCATGCCCATACCAACAAGATCTAGGCCCACAATGTTTGTGTGCACATTATCTGGATGCACCAGCGATGGATTAATTGCATGCATCGCGCGGGCAATCTTCTTCGCCTTGGTGTGATCTTCGCCAAGCCGGGTGATGTTCTGATCTAGTGCGTAATGTCCGGCAGCTGCAATGATTCCTACTTGTCGCATTCCAGCGCCATAGCGCTTGCGCCAGATGCGCGCCTCTGCCACGCGTGCTTTAGTCGAAAGCATAAGTGAACCAATAGGTGCACCCAGCCCCTTGGAGAGACAGACGCTAATAGTGTCAAAGTGCTTTCCGTATTCGATCAGTGAAACGCCAGATGCGACATGGGCATTCCAGATGCGGGCACCATCTAAGTGCATCGCAATTCCACGAGCTCGTGCGGCTCGAGCCAGAACTGCAATCTCATCAATCGGTTGAATCGTTCCGCCACCGAAGTTGTGGGTGTTCTCAATAGCTATTGCAGTTGTTGATACTAAATATGGCCCGGCATTTTCATGGGTGATTGCAAGTGGATCCTCGGCGCGCAACACACCATGGGCGGACTGCCAGGTGCGAGTAGTGATTCCGCTAAATGTTGCCGCGGCTCCAAGCTCGGCGCGCACGATGTGAGAACTAGTTTCAGTCAGCAACTCTTCGCCAGGTTTAACTAAGGTGCGAATTGCTAATTGATTTGCAAGTGAACCAGTGGGGCTAAATAGACCGGCCTCGTGGCCAAAGAGTGCGGCAACGCGCTCTTCTAGAGAATTAACGGTGGGATCATCGCCGTACACATCATCACCGACAGCAGCGCCAGCCATTGCAGCTCGCATCCCAGTACTGGGCGCCGTTACGGTATCTGAACGTAGATCAATTGCCATCTTTAGGCCTCCTTAAGCACAATCATAAACATGGCGGCGAAGACTAGAACACCACCAAATAATGTGCGTAGTGAGAGGGATTCACCGCCGAAAACCACGGCAAAAAGGGCGGCAAAGACAACTTCCATCGTCAGGATGACGGCGACTTTTGTCGCTGACATATGTGCCTGCGACCAAGTCTGCACAACAAAGGCGACGGCTGTGCAAATGATGGCGGTGAAGAGAACGACATACCAACCGTTGCTATCTGGAGGTGCTTCATAGCCTTGAATGAGTGAGATGACACCTGTTGCCAGTGCACACGTTGCAAGTTGCACAATTGTCATGGCATAGACATCGAGTCCATTGCTCCATTTACTTAAGGCGATGATGTGAGCGGCAAAGGCAATGGCGCATAAGAAGACTAAGAACTCGCCATAGCCCAGGTTCCACCCTTTAAGTGAGAGTAGAGCCAGACCCACGGTGGCTAAGAGAACGCATCCCCAGGTGAAGGCAGTGATTCGCACGCGTAGAACGAGAGCTGCAATCACTGGTGTGGCAACAACATAGAGCCCGGTAATAAATCCAGTAACGGCGGCGCCGGTAAGTGCCAGACCGAGTGTCTGCAAAATATATCCGGCTGCTAGACAAAGACCTGCGATAAATCCTTTCCGCAGTACTTCCCGGTTAATGGATTGAATCACGGTTGGTTTGAGTAAGAACATTGCAATCACAGCGACCAGAAAACGGGTGAAGAGAAAGCTGTTCACACTCTGTCGCTCGATCGCATCTTTCATGACCACAAAGGCAAGTCCCCATGATGCAGAAACTAGGAGCAGCGCCCAAGGCGCAAGGCGCATCTTTAGCGCATGCGAAGAACTCATCCCCGCAACTTCTTTAGCAATGCAATTTCAGCACCGTGCTCGGGCTCCATTCCTGGAGTTTCAAGAATCAGGGGAGCGTTGGCAACAGCTGGGTGATGTAAGAGTTCCTTAAATGGGTCAACGCCGATAAATCCTTCACCAATATTTTGATGGCGATCTTTAAGTGCGCCACACACATCCATTGAGTCATTGGCGTGAATCAGTTGAATACGTTCAATGCCAGCAACTTCAACTAAGAGATCCAGCGTTTCTTTCATGCCACCCTTTTTTGCAATGTCATGGCCTGCAGCAAAGACGTGGCAGGTGTCAAGACAAACGCCGACCTTTGGATGATATTCAAGGGCCTTTAAATAGTATTCAAGATCTTCAAGGCGCTTTACAAGCGATTGCCCCTGTCCGGCGGTGGGTTCTAGCAGCAGGTATGGCGCATCATCGGAGAGTGCCTCAAGAATTGGCATCATGCCTTTATTGATCTGCTTCCACGCTTTATCAATAAAGTCTTCATTGACGGCAGAGCCGGTATGAACGACCACACCCAGAGCGCCAATTTCCTGGCCGCGCTTGAGGGAATACGCAGTTGATGCCAATGAATTCTTATAGGTGGCCTCGGTAGGCGAACCTAGATTGATCAGAAATGGTGCATGCACATACGTTTCTAGATCAAGTGCCGCAGCTTTTTCTCGGAAGATGGCATCTGCTTCATGGTTTGTTTCCGGCATCGCCCAACCACGAGGATTAGATGTGAAGACTTGAATAGCTTCAGCACCGGTGAGTTCGGCATAGGCGATAGATCGCTTAGCCATTCCGCCAGATGTGGGGGTGTGGGCGCCGATACGAGGTTTCTTCACCGGCTCACCCTACTGTGATGGTTACAGTACTGCCACGTTTAACCTTCGTGCCTACCTTCGGTGAAACAGAAGTGACTTTCTTTATCGCTTTTTTGCCAATCTTCTTCACGACAACTTTGAGTTCAAGATCTTTCAGGCTTTGAATCGCTAGCGATTCCTCAATGGAGAAGACATTAGGAATATATGCAAATTGTGAACCTTTAGATACGACGAGCTCAATCTCTGCACCTTTGTTAACGCTCTTCCCACCTTCGGGCTTTTGCGAGATAACTTCACCGGCAAGTCGCAACTCACTAAAGCCGTAGATCGAACTCACCATGAAACCAGCTTCGGTAAGTTCATTGAGCGCTTGATCTGCACTCTTACCCACATATGATCCAATTGCAATTTGTTCAATTCCTTTAGAGATGCGAATCGTAATTGCGGTGCCACGCTTTACCTTCTCGCCAGAATTTGGCACCGAGCCAATGACATAACCCTTGGGAACAGTGAGGTTAAATTCTTCAATATTTGGTTGTAGCGACAGTGGTAGTTTTTTCACTAAATTCGTAGCGGCTTTTGGAGTCAGACCAGCTAGTTGTGGAATCGCATAACGCTCTGGTCCTTTAGAGATAACGAGGTCAACGATTCCGCCTTGATCAATGCGCCCGCCGCCTTCGGGAGAAGATTCAATAACTCGCTCTGCGCCAATCTCTTCGCTAAATCGTTTTTCGGTAACGACAAAGGTGAGCCCGAGTGGGTCAAGTGCGGCGCGTACTTCATCTTGGGTCGCACCCACGGTGGAGGGAACAACAACGCGAGAACCTGGCCCAATCAGGGCATACCAACCGAATATTCCAAGTGCGACTGCCAACCCGAGTGCGACAAATCTATTTCGCTTTACTCGCTTACTTATCTTTTTCCGCTTTTCCACTTGGGCCGTTGTCTCCTGGGCTTTTGGAACTGGAATCGCAGCGGTAATTTCACGCACTCGCTTGCGCAGTGATTTAGGTTCCTTCTTCGGGCGCATCGGTGCAATGGGAATATCTAATTCAAGACTCAGCTGATTCTTCTTGGGATTCAGTGCGCTGAGCTCTTCAAAGAATGCTCCAGCATCGCGCGGACGCTCATCCGGGTTAGCACTGGTTGCCCGGTAGATCAGCTCATCGAGTGCCTTGGGAACGTTATCCAAGACTGAACTTATTTTCGGAACTCGGTTATTGACATGCATATATGCCACTTGAATAGGAGCATCACCTTCAAATGGCTTGTTGCCGGTAAACATTTCAAATGCTGTGATGCCAATGGAATACACATCACTTCGGGCATCTGCAATGCCACGTTGCACTTGCTCTGGCGATAAATAGGAAACGCTGCCGAGAATGACACTTGATTCAGCCGTCATCGTTCCGCCCAGAAGTGGCCCTTTGGCCAGACCAAAATCTGCAATCTTGATGCGACCTTCTTTGGAGATCAAGATATTTTCAGGCTTGATATCACGGTGAACAATCCCAATTTTATGGGCAGCAGCAAGAGCGCTTAGAACGGGTGATAGAAATTTAATGCCATCATCTATCGATAACTTGCCACGTTCATTGAGGTATTCCCGAAGGGTGTGACCTTCGATGAGCTCCATGACAAGAAATACTGCTGGCGTTCCATTTTGGTTCCAGCCCTGGTCCTGGACGGCAACGATATTGGGATGTGTTAATGATGCGGCAGCTTTTGCTTCGCGAATAAAACGTTCCACAAACTGCTCATCTTGGGCAAGGTGTGGATGCATGATCTTGACTGCTACCTTGCGATCAAGTCTGGTATCTACCGCCTCATAGATGCTTGCCATTCCACCGCTGGCCATCTGGCGGATGAGTTGGTAACGCCCATCGATTAGCTCGCCGGTGAGGTCAGACATATGGCAAATTCTAGGTAGTGAGTATGAAATCCGCGGCGTTCTGCGTACCTTCGAGGTGAAAGTGTTGCTCCTGAAGTGTGAGCCACTTCTCCATCGGAACTCTTATTGATTCACCATCGCGCGCGATAACCCGCGCCAAACCTTGCTTATCGTTGATATCTATCCAGATTAAGGCAGTGAGTGAAGAGCGGATAGAACTCTGACCGCTTCCTACGCCTTC contains:
- a CDS encoding deoxyribonuclease IV, giving the protein MKKPRIGAHTPTSGGMAKRSIAYAELTGAEAIQVFTSNPRGWAMPETNHEADAIFREKAAALDLETYVHAPFLINLGSPTEATYKNSLASTAYSLKRGQEIGALGVVVHTGSAVNEDFIDKAWKQINKGMMPILEALSDDAPYLLLEPTAGQGQSLVKRLEDLEYYLKALEYHPKVGVCLDTCHVFAAGHDIAKKGGMKETLDLLVEVAGIERIQLIHANDSMDVCGALKDRHQNIGEGFIGVDPFKELLHHPAVANAPLILETPGMEPEHGAEIALLKKLRG
- a CDS encoding threonine aldolase family protein, with product MAIDLRSDTVTAPSTGMRAAMAGAAVGDDVYGDDPTVNSLEERVAALFGHEAGLFSPTGSLANQLAIRTLVKPGEELLTETSSHIVRAELGAAATFSGITTRTWQSAHGVLRAEDPLAITHENAGPYLVSTTAIAIENTHNFGGGTIQPIDEIAVLARAARARGIAMHLDGARIWNAHVASGVSLIEYGKHFDTISVCLSKGLGAPIGSLMLSTKARVAEARIWRKRYGAGMRQVGIIAAAGHYALDQNITRLGEDHTKAKKIARAMHAINPSLVHPDNVHTNIVGLDLVGMGMTAAELNTRCREAGLWISALGKHYARLVTHMDVNDGQCDEAIAILQRALVAK
- the pknB gene encoding Stk1 family PASTA domain-containing Ser/Thr kinase; its protein translation is MSDLTGELIDGRYQLIRQMASGGMASIYEAVDTRLDRKVAVKIMHPHLAQDEQFVERFIREAKAAASLTHPNIVAVQDQGWNQNGTPAVFLVMELIEGHTLREYLNERGKLSIDDGIKFLSPVLSALAAAHKIGIVHRDIKPENILISKEGRIKIADFGLAKGPLLGGTMTAESSVILGSVSYLSPEQVQRGIADARSDVYSIGITAFEMFTGNKPFEGDAPIQVAYMHVNNRVPKISSVLDNVPKALDELIYRATSANPDERPRDAGAFFEELSALNPKKNQLSLELDIPIAPMRPKKEPKSLRKRVREITAAIPVPKAQETTAQVEKRKKISKRVKRNRFVALGLAVALGIFGWYALIGPGSRVVVPSTVGATQDEVRAALDPLGLTFVVTEKRFSEEIGAERVIESSPEGGGRIDQGGIVDLVISKGPERYAIPQLAGLTPKAATNLVKKLPLSLQPNIEEFNLTVPKGYVIGSVPNSGEKVKRGTAITIRISKGIEQIAIGSYVGKSADQALNELTEAGFMVSSIYGFSELRLAGEVISQKPEGGKSVNKGAEIELVVSKGSQFAYIPNVFSIEESLAIQSLKDLELKVVVKKIGKKAIKKVTSVSPKVGTKVKRGSTVTITVG
- a CDS encoding DMT family transporter, whose product is MSSSHALKMRLAPWALLLVSASWGLAFVVMKDAIERQSVNSFLFTRFLVAVIAMFLLKPTVIQSINREVLRKGFIAGLCLAAGYILQTLGLALTGAAVTGFITGLYVVATPVIAALVLRVRITAFTWGCVLLATVGLALLSLKGWNLGYGEFLVFLCAIAFAAHIIALSKWSNGLDVYAMTIVQLATCALATGVISLIQGYEAPPDSNGWYVVLFTAIICTAVAFVVQTWSQAHMSATKVAVILTMEVVFAALFAVVFGGESLSLRTLFGGVLVFAAMFMIVLKEA